A stretch of DNA from Actinomycetota bacterium:
TCTGGACTTCCGGTATCGCCTGGCTTGGTGCCATATTGAGCGATGATTTCTTGCTTGACCTTTGGGTCTAACGCCATGATTTTTCCTCTCGGGCGCGGGCTGTAGCTAGGGTTCTAACTGCAGTTAGTCACGAAACATGGGGCGCCCGCCCCGCGTTCGTCTGAGCAAAACCTTATCAGTGTCAAGTGCTCTCTAGGAAATCGTTGATTTGCCCCCGGGCCACCGAGACATCAGAATTCATTGCAATTACTAGGTCTTCAATGCCTGAGAATGCCTGCATCTGGCGAATATGCCCCAAGAAATCCAGGTCTACGATCTGTCCGTACAACTTCAAATCATCCCGGTCCAGCACATACGCCTCGACTCGCCGAGTCAGAACTTCAGCAAATGTAGGGTTGGTGCCGATGCTTATTGCTGCAGGTAAGACTTCCTCTTTAGTCGTTAGTAGCCCGGAATAGACGCCATCAGCGGGTATAACTAGGCCATGAGCAACCGACAAGTTCGCAGTTGGGAATCCTAGTTCGCGGCCACGTTGGTCGCCATAAATTACTTCCCCGCTTAACCGATGAGGTCGACCAAGCAAGGTCCGGGCGGATTCAACTTCACCTGCCAATAAGGCTTGGCGAATTCGAGTAGATGACCAGGTTGACGAGTCACCTTTGAGCGTCACTACCTCCACCTCGAAGC
This window harbors:
- a CDS encoding bifunctional riboflavin kinase/FAD synthetase, coding for MGSKLKPVVVTVGVFDGVHEGHLALLKQARKIADIRDARLVAASFDPHPASILRADDFLGLLTLPSHRAKLLKAAGVDAVEFLEFNDQLRRLTPDEFVDEVLVTQLAADVIVVGTNFRFGNRASGDVEVLQSLASKFGFEVEVVTLKGDSSTWSSTRIRQALLAGEVESARTLLGRPHRLSGEVIYGDQRGRELGFPTANLSVAHGLVIPADGVYSGLLTTKEEVLPAAISIGTNPTFAEVLTRRVEAYVLDRDDLKLYGQIVDLDFLGHIRQMQAFSGIEDLVIAMNSDVSVARGQINDFLEST